GGCAGTGGTTCTGAGCACCGTGGTTTTCTTTGTTGTGACGAACTTCGGGGTGTGGTCGGTGGGGACTCTTTATCCGCATACCTGGGCCGGGTTGACGGAGTGTTTTGTGCTGGCCGTGCCCTTCTTGGCCAATAGTTTCTTAGGAAATCTCGTCTATGCAGGTGTGCTATTTGGCGGGCTGGCGCTTGCGGAGAAGACGGTTCCGGCGTTAAAGCCTGCTACTGCTTCCCCGACTTGCTAAATGCCACCGCCTTATTCACCGGGAACTCTTGGTACTTGCCGTAGACCTTGATGCGTCCGGGGAGGGTCTTCCGGTTGCTGCGCACAGTGAGTTTGACCTTGTCCGCCTCGATCACAAACTTCAGGTCTGTTTCCTTCCATCGATAAGAGAATGAAAGCTGGCTCCATGCCTTGGGTAGCCGCGGTTTAATGTGTAGCTCGTCCCTCACATGCGTTAAGCCCGCAAAACCATAGATGGTGGCCATCCACACATTGCCCAAACTGGCGGCGTGAATGCCTTCGTGAGTATTGTTCATGACATTCTCAAGATCGAGAAAAGCCGCGGCTCTAAAAAAGTTGTAGGCGGCTTCCTTTTCGCCCAGTTCTGCTGCGGGGATGGTATGCATTCCGGCGCTGAGCGAAGACTTGTGCGTGGTGCGGGGCTCGTAGAACTGGTAGTTGACCTTTTTGGTTTTGGTATTGAAGACATCCGAAAGCAGGAAGATTAGCATCAAAACATCGGCTTGCTTGAGCAACTGTGTTTTCTGGACCCCGCTCCACTGAAAATTCTTGGGCAGTTTGGGCAAGCCGTAGGCATCCCTTCCCGCCAGGCGCACTCGCCTCAATTTGAAGTATCCGTCAAATTGCTCAATCACTCCGTCATCCCGGACCTTCATCGCGATGCGCGGGGCAATTTGCTTCCACTCGTCGATTTCGCTGGGGCGAAGGTTGATACGGCGGCACAGAGAAGTGAATTCCCTCGGGTAGTCCTTCTTCATATGCGCGGCCATGCGATGCGCGTTTAGAAGGTTCCACTTTGCCAGCATGTTGGTATAGGCGTTGTCGCTGACCTTTTCATGAAACTCATCCGGGCCGATGACATTGCTAATGGAATAGAACTTGGTGCGGCGGTTGTATTCCACGCGGCTGGCCCAAAAGCGGGCTGTTTCAAAGAGCATCTCGAACCCGCAGTCCAGCATGAAGTTGTCATCCCCGGTCATGGTGTAGTAACGGTTAACTGCGTACGCGATGTCCGCGGTAATGTGATGCTCTTGTTCGTGCGTGAAGATCTCGATCACGGAACCGTCCAGGCCTTTGGCCCAGGCAGGAGTCTCTTCCGTGCCCGCGCCTGCGGATTCCCAAGGATACATAGCCCCGCGGTATCCGAACTTTTTGGCGATCTCGCGTGCGGGGTTGAGTCTGTCGTAGCGATACAAAAGCATGTCCACGGCGGCGTTTTGATAGGTGTGTGTGAAAAAGGGCATTAGAAAAATATCGGAATCCCAGAAGATGTGGCCGCGATAGCCGTCGCCGCTTAAGGTCTTGGCCCCAATGCTGCCCCGGCTTCCCGGAGCGGGGGCGCAGGCCAATAGATGGTAGGTGTTGAAGCGCAGCGCTTTTTGATCGTGCGGCGCGCCCTTAATGGTGATGGTGGCCGTGCTCCAAAGCTTATCCCAGGTGCGGATGTGCTGACGGGCCACCTGCTGGGCACCTGCCTTGATCACATCCCTCAGATGATCCACGCAACGGACCAGCAATTTATCCGGATCCCGGTCCTGCGTACCGTGGATTACGAAGATTTTTGTAACGGAGACAGTCTGTCCTTTTCTTAAACGCAACTTGAAATGACTGTCTTTGGCCACCCACTTGCGTGTGCCTTGCCGAATCAGCAGGGCTGTGGCAAATCCTACGGAGTAGTTGTTTTCCAGACCTTCAATGCGGACATACTCAAATCCGCCCTCGTTGGAAACCTCGCGGATGCGCCAGTGTTTTTTGCGGCCTTCGGTGACTGTGCCTGAATTCCATACGGACATATCCAGGGCGCCTTCCACATCAATTTCTGCGGCTGCGTCGGTCGCGGTGAGGTCCGCATGCATCACGCCGAGGTGCCGGTCGGCCATACTGAGGAAGCGCACAGAGCGGTAGTCGTAGCGCCGTTTCTTTGTGTCCCGGTATTGGGTGTGGCGGAACAGGATGCCGTGTTTGAGGTCCAAGTCCCGGCGATGCGAGCTGTGATCCATCTTTCCGATGCCGAGTTGTTCACCGCGCAGCGTAAAAGAAAGTCTGAATGGGTTGGGGATATTGACGAGTTCTGCGACTTGGGAACCCACACGGTCATAGAAACCCGCCATAAAGGTGCCCGGCAGAGAATCCTGGGGCAGTTCCTCATAGATCCCGCGGCTCCCAAAGGCGCCATTGCCAAGGGTGAATTGGGTTTCGCGAAGCTCAAGCGCAGAAGGTTCCCAGCTCTTTTCGGAAACGGTCCAGTCCTTGCGAATCCGGTGAAAGCGTTCCATGTACTGTCGGATCATGACATTTGTTCCTTGAGTTCCGAGTAGCTGATTTCACTGAGGTCGCTGACGACTCGGTTGGCCTTGCTCAGGCGCTCGGGGTGCTTGTAACGGTCCACGCCGATGCAATACATGCCGGCTGCGATGACTGCCTCCACGCCCAGGACCGCATCTTCGACGCCCACACATTGATCATTGGGGGTGTTCAGGCGTTCGGCTGCTAAGTTGAAGGCCTGGGGATCGGGCTTGCCGCGCGTGACGTCGTTGCCGTCGACAATAGCGTCAAAATAGTGGATTACTTCGGCCTTGGTCAAAATGGGTTTGCAATTCTTGGAGGAGGACATGACCGCGACCTTGGCGCCGTCAGCTTTCATGGCTTGGACTAGATCGATTGTGCCCTGGTACACGGGGATTTCGCCGGAATCCACAAGCTCGAGGAAATAACCTTGTTTCTTGTCGCAGACCTGCTTAATAGTCTCGTCGGAGGCGTTGGGGAGGATGGCCCGGGCGCCGGAGGTGCGGGGGATGCCGTCGACCTTTTCCTTGTAGTCCTCAAAGCTGAAGTCCACGCCCTGCTCGCTGAAGGCGCGTTTCCAGGCCTGAAAGTGCAGGTCCACCGTGTTGACGATGACCCCATCCATATCAAAAATACCGGCCTTAAGCGCCATAGAGTTCTCCGTGTTGGCCCTCCACCTTGACTTGATCCATGAGTTTATCATAACTCCCGGTGCCAGGCACCGGTGCCTGGCACCAGTGCCTGGCACTGTGAAACTGTGAAACACATCTCTGAAGGAGATGTGTCCCCGATCTCGTCCAGGGTGTATAATACTTGAGCACCCAAAGGTCGAGGAGGATTCGAGTTATGAGAATCGCTCAAATTGCGCCGTTGTACGAGAGCGTGCCTCCCAAATACTACGGCGGCACGGAACGTGTGGTTTCCTGGATCACCGAGGAGCTGGTTCGTCAGGGCCATGACGTCACGCTCTTTGCCAGCGGGGATTCTCTGACCCAGGCCACCTTAGTGCCCATCTGCCACCGGGCTTTACGGCTGGATAAGAGCTCTATCGACACCATGGCCCACCACATCCTGATGATTGAGGAAGTCGCGCGCCGTTCCTCCCAGTTTGACATTATTCATTCCCATATCGATTACCTGCCGTTTCCTTTGACGCGCCGGCTCCCCACACCCACAGTGACTACCTTGCACGGCCGGCTGGATCTGCCGGATCTTCAGTCCCTTTACCGGGAGTTCTCAGACATGCCTCTGGTCTCCATCTCACACTCCCAGCGGGAGCCTATCTACTGGAGCAACTGGGTGGGCAATGTCTATCACGGTTTGCCTCAGGACATGCTCCAATTTAAGGAGCAGCCCGGCGACTATCTGGCTTTTCTGGGCCGGATCTGTCCGGAAAAGCGGGTGGATATCGCTATTGAGATTGCCACGCGTGTCGGCATGCCTCTGAAGATTGCAGCCAAGGTGGACAAGGTGGATGTGGAGTATTTTGAGACCCTGATCAAGCCGCTCATGCGCAACCCTCTGGTGGAATACGTGGGGGAGATTGGCGAGGGAGAAAAGTCGGAGTTTTTGGGCAATGCCTTTGCCACGCTGTTTCCGATCGATTGGCCCGAGCCCTTTGGCCTGGTTATGATCGAATCGATCGCTTGCGGCACGCCCGTGATTGCCCGCTGCCATGGCTCTGTACCCGAAGTCATGGAACATGGAGTCACGGGTTTCATTGTGCAGGACACGGAGGAGTCGATTCTGGCGGTTGGGAAGGTGGCCGGCATTAACCGCCAACGTTGCCGCCAAGTCTTTGATGAGCGCTTCACGGCCGAGCGCATGTGCCGCGACTATCTGGAAATCTACGAGCAGGTGATTGCGTCCAAGGGCGAGACTTTTTCCGGGGCACTTCAAAAAGGATAGGCCTGAATATCCCGAGCACCTCTGAGTTCCGTGAATTCCGAACCCATTACGCGCAGGCAGTTTCTTCTTCGCAGCGTCCGTCTGGGCGCAATAGGTGCTTGTGCCCTGGCCGTCCCGGGCGCCGTGTCCTGGCTCATCTCGCAGTTCCCTCCGCCTAAGACAATCGTCAATACCCTGGGTACCGCGGACCAGCTTTTGCATCCGGCACAGTGGTGGCAATCCGCTTGTGCAGGCGTGCAGTGCACGCTGTGTCCGTTCAACTGTTTCATTCCCGAAGGCATGCGCGGCATCTGCAATGTGCGCGCCAACGTGGCGGGTGAGCTCAAGACTTTGGTTTATGCACAGCCTGTTTCCCTGCACGTGGATCCCATTGAGAAAAAGCCTTTCTACCATTTGTATCCCGGATCGCGCGCCTTCTCGGTCTCCACCGTGGGCTGTAATCTTAATTGTGCTTTTTGCCAGAACTGGGAGATCTCCCAGGTGCAGCCCGAGCAAGCCAAGGGCGAGTACGTGCCGCCCGCAAAGCTGGTGGAGATGGCGCAGCGCGCAGGTTGCCGTTCCATTGCCTACACCTACGGCGAACCCACGGTTTTTTATGAATACATGTTGGAGACCGCGAAGCTGGCGCGGCGCGCGGGC
This genomic window from Candidatus Omnitrophota bacterium contains:
- a CDS encoding glycoside hydrolase family 65 protein, with protein sequence MIRQYMERFHRIRKDWTVSEKSWEPSALELRETQFTLGNGAFGSRGIYEELPQDSLPGTFMAGFYDRVGSQVAELVNIPNPFRLSFTLRGEQLGIGKMDHSSHRRDLDLKHGILFRHTQYRDTKKRRYDYRSVRFLSMADRHLGVMHADLTATDAAAEIDVEGALDMSVWNSGTVTEGRKKHWRIREVSNEGGFEYVRIEGLENNYSVGFATALLIRQGTRKWVAKDSHFKLRLRKGQTVSVTKIFVIHGTQDRDPDKLLVRCVDHLRDVIKAGAQQVARQHIRTWDKLWSTATITIKGAPHDQKALRFNTYHLLACAPAPGSRGSIGAKTLSGDGYRGHIFWDSDIFLMPFFTHTYQNAAVDMLLYRYDRLNPAREIAKKFGYRGAMYPWESAGAGTEETPAWAKGLDGSVIEIFTHEQEHHITADIAYAVNRYYTMTGDDNFMLDCGFEMLFETARFWASRVEYNRRTKFYSISNVIGPDEFHEKVSDNAYTNMLAKWNLLNAHRMAAHMKKDYPREFTSLCRRINLRPSEIDEWKQIAPRIAMKVRDDGVIEQFDGYFKLRRVRLAGRDAYGLPKLPKNFQWSGVQKTQLLKQADVLMLIFLLSDVFNTKTKKVNYQFYEPRTTHKSSLSAGMHTIPAAELGEKEAAYNFFRAAAFLDLENVMNNTHEGIHAASLGNVWMATIYGFAGLTHVRDELHIKPRLPKAWSQLSFSYRWKETDLKFVIEADKVKLTVRSNRKTLPGRIKVYGKYQEFPVNKAVAFSKSGKQ
- a CDS encoding glycosyltransferase family 4 protein, with product MRIAQIAPLYESVPPKYYGGTERVVSWITEELVRQGHDVTLFASGDSLTQATLVPICHRALRLDKSSIDTMAHHILMIEEVARRSSQFDIIHSHIDYLPFPLTRRLPTPTVTTLHGRLDLPDLQSLYREFSDMPLVSISHSQREPIYWSNWVGNVYHGLPQDMLQFKEQPGDYLAFLGRICPEKRVDIAIEIATRVGMPLKIAAKVDKVDVEYFETLIKPLMRNPLVEYVGEIGEGEKSEFLGNAFATLFPIDWPEPFGLVMIESIACGTPVIARCHGSVPEVMEHGVTGFIVQDTEESILAVGKVAGINRQRCRQVFDERFTAERMCRDYLEIYEQVIASKGETFSGALQKG
- a CDS encoding beta-phosphoglucomutase family hydrolase — its product is MALKAGIFDMDGVIVNTVDLHFQAWKRAFSEQGVDFSFEDYKEKVDGIPRTSGARAILPNASDETIKQVCDKKQGYFLELVDSGEIPVYQGTIDLVQAMKADGAKVAVMSSSKNCKPILTKAEVIHYFDAIVDGNDVTRGKPDPQAFNLAAERLNTPNDQCVGVEDAVLGVEAVIAAGMYCIGVDRYKHPERLSKANRVVSDLSEISYSELKEQMS